Proteins encoded by one window of Cupriavidus sp. EM10:
- a CDS encoding NAD(P)H-quinone oxidoreductase yields the protein MKAIEIREYGGPEVLQEAQRPDPEPKAGEILIRVAAAGINRPDVFQRTGNYPVPPGASDLPGLEVAGVVVGGDLSNPANRFGLKAGDRVCALVQGGGYAELCTAPIEQCLPVPEGLSDIEAAALPETFFTVWSNVFDRGQLGKGPRGAAETLLIQGGSSGIGTTAIQIAKAMGFKVFVTAGSDDKCKACEELGADRAINYKTQDFAAEVKALTEGKGVDVILDMVAGSYLARELSCIADDGRVVIIALLGGAKAEIPLGDILRRRITVTGSTLRPRPASFKGAIAQALHQNVWPLLASGKIKPVIYKVFPAAQAADAHRLMESSEHTGKIVLTW from the coding sequence GAATACGGCGGCCCTGAAGTCCTGCAGGAAGCGCAGCGTCCCGACCCGGAGCCGAAGGCCGGCGAGATCCTGATCCGCGTGGCCGCCGCAGGCATCAATCGTCCAGATGTGTTCCAGCGCACGGGCAACTATCCGGTGCCGCCGGGCGCGTCGGACCTGCCGGGCCTGGAAGTGGCTGGCGTGGTGGTGGGTGGCGACCTGTCGAATCCGGCCAACCGTTTCGGCCTGAAGGCTGGCGACCGGGTTTGCGCGCTGGTGCAGGGCGGCGGTTACGCCGAGCTTTGCACGGCGCCGATCGAGCAATGCCTGCCGGTGCCGGAAGGGCTCAGCGATATCGAGGCAGCCGCGTTGCCGGAAACGTTCTTCACGGTGTGGAGCAACGTCTTCGACCGTGGCCAGCTGGGCAAGGGCCCGCGTGGCGCGGCGGAAACGCTGCTGATCCAGGGCGGTTCGAGCGGCATCGGCACCACGGCGATCCAGATCGCGAAGGCGATGGGCTTCAAGGTATTCGTGACCGCGGGCAGCGACGACAAGTGCAAGGCCTGCGAAGAACTGGGTGCCGATCGCGCGATCAACTACAAGACGCAGGACTTTGCGGCCGAGGTGAAGGCCCTGACCGAGGGCAAGGGCGTCGACGTGATTCTCGACATGGTGGCCGGCTCGTACCTGGCGCGCGAACTGTCTTGCATCGCCGACGATGGCCGCGTCGTCATCATCGCGCTGCTGGGCGGCGCCAAGGCAGAGATCCCGCTGGGCGATATCCTGCGCCGCCGCATTACCGTCACCGGTTCGACGCTGCGTCCGCGTCCGGCATCGTTCAAGGGAGCGATTGCGCAGGCGCTGCATCAGAACGTCTGGCCGCTGCTGGCCTCAGGCAAGATCAAGCCTGTGATCTACAAGGTTTTCCCGGCCGCGCAGGCCGCCGATGCGCATCGCCTGATGGAATCGAGCGAGCATACCGGCAAGATCGTGCTGACCTGGTAA